GTTTTTGCCCGCGATCGTCAGGGTGCGCGAAATGCTGGCCGAGGGGGCGATCGGCGAGCCGCGCTGGCTGGCCGCCGATTTCGGGTTCAAGGCCCCGTTCAATCCCAAGAGCCGCATCTACAATCCGGATCTGGGCGGTGGAGCCCTGCTGGATGTCGGGATTTACCCGATCTCGCTGGCCTCGATGGTCTTCGGCGCGCCGCAGGGGATCTCTTCAACGGCCCGCATCGGCCCCACCGGTGTCGACGAGCAGGACGCGATCATCCTTTCATATGCCGGCGGCCGGCTGGCGTCGCTCAACGCCTGCGTCACCATGACGACGCCGACCGAGGCCGTCATCGCCGGCGACAAGGGAATCATCAAGATCTATACCCCGTTCTTTCGGACCCGGAAAATCTCGCTGGGCGTCAACATGATCGCGGACATGGGGGAGAAGAAGATGGCTTGGCTGCGCCGGGCGGCCCGCATGATACCCGCGGTCTCGCGCCTGAGGGAATCGCTCGAGGGCCGCCACCCCCGGGCGATCCACGCGCCTTACCGCGGCAACGGCCTGCACTACCAGGCGGCCGAGGTCATGCGCTGTTTGGGCCAGGGGCTGACCGAAAGCCCGGTCATGCCGTGGGCCGAGACGCTTTCGATTATGGAGACGATGGACAAAATCCGGGCCCAATGGGGACTCGTCTACCCGTCGGAGCAATCATGAGAAAGACGATAGCCGCAGCGCTGTTCCTAGCCGTTTCCTTATTTTCCATCGTGGGCGCGTCGGCGCCCCAAACGACCCAAGCGCCCGCGGCCAAGCCGGGTGTCTTGACGATCGATTTGACGGCTCTCGATCCCGGCCCCGTATTCGAAGGCCTCGGCGCTCTCTCCGCGGGCGCCTCGTCGCGGCTTCTCTTCGATTACCCGGAGCCGTCGCGCTCGCAGATCCTGGATTTTCTCTTCAAGCCCCGCTTCGGCGCCTCGCTTCAGCATCTCAAGGTCGAGATCGGCGGCGACGTCAACTCGACCGACGGCACCGAGCCTTCCTTCGCCCACACCCGCGAGGAGTTCGATCATCCCCAGCCCGCCTACTACGAGCGCGGCTACGAGTATCGCTTGATGAAGGAGGCCCGGCGTCGCAACCCGGCCATTCGGCTCGACGCCCTCGAGTGGGGAGCGCCCGGGTGGATCGGGAACGGGGAGTTTTTCTCTCAAGACAATGCCGACTATATCGTGCGCTTTCTGGAGATCGCCAAACAGGCGCACGGCGTGGACGTCGATTACGTCGGCGTCTGGAACGAGCGGGCCTGGGCCTACGAGCGGCCGCGGAACAACGGCTGGATCAAGCTCCTGAAGTCCGAGCTGAAAAAGCACGGCTTGCCGGCGAAGATCGTCGCCTCGGATGAAGTCGCTGCCTGGTCTGTGGCCGAGGACATGCTCAAGGATCCGGCCCTGCTCGAAGCGGTCGACATCCTCGGCAGCCACTACCAATCGGGCCATCCGAAAGGCTTCAACGCCGGCCTTTTGCTAAAGACCGGCAAGCCCGTCTGGTCCTCCGAGGACGGGCCTTGGCGCGGCGATTGGGAGGGGGCCAAGAAGCTGGCCCGGCGCTTCAACCGCAATTTCATCGACTACGGCATGACCAAGACGATCTTCTGGAGCCTGGTCACTTCTTATTCGGACATCCTGCCCATCCCCGGCTCGGGCATCATGCGGGCCGCGACGCCCTGGTCGGGATATTATATAGTCCAGCCGGCGCTGTGGGCGGTGGCCCATTTCACCCAGTTCGCGGATCCCGGATGGCGCTACCTAAAAGCCGGCTGCGGGCTGACGTCGGACGGAAGCTCGAGCTTCACGACGCTTCTTGCGCCCGACGGCAAAGAGATGAGCCTGATCGTGGAAACGGGGGAGGCCAAGGCGGATCAAGCGATCGGCCTGGCGCTGGCGCCCGAATTCGCTGGGCGCGAGTTCAGCATCTGGAAGTCCGATGCGGCCAAGTCCTTCGTCAAAG
The Candidatus Aminicenantes bacterium genome window above contains:
- a CDS encoding Gfo/Idh/MocA family oxidoreductase encodes the protein FLPAIVRVREMLAEGAIGEPRWLAADFGFKAPFNPKSRIYNPDLGGGALLDVGIYPISLASMVFGAPQGISSTARIGPTGVDEQDAIILSYAGGRLASLNACVTMTTPTEAVIAGDKGIIKIYTPFFRTRKISLGVNMIADMGEKKMAWLRRAARMIPAVSRLRESLEGRHPRAIHAPYRGNGLHYQAAEVMRCLGQGLTESPVMPWAETLSIMETMDKIRAQWGLVYPSEQS
- a CDS encoding DUF1080 domain-containing protein, with the protein product MRKTIAAALFLAVSLFSIVGASAPQTTQAPAAKPGVLTIDLTALDPGPVFEGLGALSAGASSRLLFDYPEPSRSQILDFLFKPRFGASLQHLKVEIGGDVNSTDGTEPSFAHTREEFDHPQPAYYERGYEYRLMKEARRRNPAIRLDALEWGAPGWIGNGEFFSQDNADYIVRFLEIAKQAHGVDVDYVGVWNERAWAYERPRNNGWIKLLKSELKKHGLPAKIVASDEVAAWSVAEDMLKDPALLEAVDILGSHYQSGHPKGFNAGLLLKTGKPVWSSEDGPWRGDWEGAKKLARRFNRNFIDYGMTKTIFWSLVTSYSDILPIPGSGIMRAATPWSGYYIVQPALWAVAHFTQFADPGWRYLKAGCGLTSDGSSSFTTLLAPDGKEMSLIVETGEAKADQAIGLALAPEFAGREFSIWKSDAAKSFVKVGVVKPKNGRIDIVLSKDAIFSLTTTTGQRKGDEGLAPLAPSAFPVPYEDDFEGYAAEALPRYTQDQAGVFEVQPKGGGMALKQVIPAVGIEWHFHLNSEPVTLIGDPDMTDYEAAVDVMLEAPRQTAVIYGRVAKVIQHQIQPPLGYWLRVGSDGRWTLGKNMDLLLLDKIDIDKDWPTLRYSFSDHTKNARIFPYTEIMALDKSILEALPGVGAFMAKEKDPKTLNLVVHFDGSFYLYRDYVLASGTCDFKPGAWNTLRIRCRGDRITAYVNATQAGSISDSTYTRGLAGFGCGWHTAWFDNLSIKL